One Alkalicoccus halolimnae DNA segment encodes these proteins:
- the icd gene encoding NADP-dependent isocitrate dehydrogenase: protein MSSQKITVNNGVLNVPDKPIIPYIEGDGIGPDIWKASSRVIEAAVDKAYNGQKGIEWKEVLAGQKAHDKTGEWLPNETLETIREYMIAIKGPLTTPIGGGFRSLNVALRQELDLFACLRPVRWYKGVPSPVKRPEDTDMVIFRENSEDIYAGIEFQEGTPEVKKLIDFLQNEMGADKIRFPDSSGIGIKPVSREGTERLVRSAIQYALDEGRKNVTLVHKGNIMKFTEGAFKTWGYELAEREFGDKVFTWAEYDRIVDEKGKEEANAVQDKAEADGKIIVKDSIADIFLQQILTRPKEFDVVATMNLNGDYVSDALAAQVGGIGIAPGANINYDSGHAIFEATHGTAPKYAGQDKVNPSSVLLSGVLMLRHLGWGEAADMIENAMDKTIAEKTVTYDFARLMDGATEVKCSEFGDALIKNLG from the coding sequence ATGTCAAGTCAAAAAATTACAGTAAATAATGGAGTATTAAACGTACCGGATAAGCCGATTATCCCTTACATTGAAGGGGACGGTATCGGACCGGATATCTGGAAAGCTTCTTCCCGGGTTATCGAAGCAGCTGTTGATAAAGCCTATAACGGCCAGAAGGGTATTGAGTGGAAAGAAGTACTTGCAGGTCAAAAGGCACACGATAAGACAGGCGAGTGGCTTCCAAACGAAACGCTGGAAACGATTCGTGAATATATGATCGCTATTAAAGGTCCTCTGACAACGCCAATCGGCGGCGGTTTCCGTTCATTGAACGTAGCGCTTCGTCAAGAGCTTGATTTATTTGCATGTCTTCGTCCAGTACGGTGGTATAAAGGGGTCCCTTCCCCAGTTAAACGACCTGAAGATACAGATATGGTTATTTTCCGTGAGAATTCAGAAGACATTTACGCTGGTATTGAATTCCAGGAAGGAACACCGGAAGTGAAAAAGCTTATCGATTTTCTACAGAATGAAATGGGTGCAGATAAAATCCGCTTCCCGGATTCTTCAGGTATCGGTATTAAGCCGGTTTCCCGTGAAGGAACAGAGCGTCTTGTCCGTTCTGCTATTCAGTATGCACTGGATGAGGGCCGTAAAAACGTAACCCTCGTTCATAAAGGAAATATCATGAAATTTACGGAAGGTGCTTTCAAAACATGGGGTTACGAGCTTGCTGAGCGTGAGTTCGGAGATAAAGTCTTCACATGGGCTGAATATGACCGCATCGTAGACGAAAAAGGCAAAGAAGAAGCAAATGCGGTTCAGGACAAAGCGGAAGCAGACGGTAAAATTATCGTTAAAGACTCTATTGCAGATATTTTCCTTCAACAGATTCTTACCCGTCCAAAAGAGTTTGATGTGGTAGCGACTATGAACCTGAACGGAGATTATGTATCTGATGCTCTTGCTGCCCAGGTAGGCGGTATTGGTATAGCGCCGGGTGCAAACATTAACTATGATTCCGGTCATGCGATTTTTGAAGCTACCCACGGAACGGCTCCTAAATATGCAGGACAGGACAAGGTTAATCCTTCTTCCGTTCTTCTGTCAGGAGTGCTCATGCTGCGTCACCTCGGATGGGGCGAAGCTGCAGACATGATTGAAAATGCAATGGATAAAACGATTGCTGAAAAGACAGTAACGTATGACTTCGCACGTCTCATGGACGGCGCTACAGAAGTGAAATGTTCTGAATTCGGAGATGCTCTGATTAAGAACCTCGGATAA
- the citZ gene encoding citrate synthase: MSQTKGLEGIVATQSSVSSIIDDVLTYQGYNIDDLADNASFEEVVYLLWNGSLPNKKELESFTKELAQANKIPDAVIEQMKSWPIEKVHPMAALRTAVSDLALFDEEADEMDEKANYRKAIKLQAQLPTIVTAFARIRQGKDPISPKENLSFAANFLYMLTGEEPDETSEKAFNKALVLHADHELNASTFTARVCVATLSDVYSGVTAAIGALKGPLHGGANERVMGMLSEIGDADKAEDYIKKAFERKEKIMGFGHRVYKQGDPRAKHLREMSRQLTDITGESKWYEMSVKIDEFVTKEKGLLPNVDFYSASVYHSLGIEHDIFTPIFAVSRVSGWLAHILEQYSDNRLIRPRAEYVGPEKQEWVPLEKR; the protein is encoded by the coding sequence ATGAGTCAAACAAAAGGTTTAGAAGGAATCGTTGCAACCCAGTCGAGCGTCAGCTCTATTATTGATGATGTTTTAACTTATCAAGGTTATAACATCGACGATCTTGCTGATAATGCATCGTTTGAGGAAGTCGTTTATCTACTGTGGAACGGCAGCCTTCCTAATAAAAAAGAGCTCGAATCCTTCACGAAAGAACTTGCTCAGGCAAATAAAATTCCTGATGCTGTGATTGAGCAGATGAAGTCCTGGCCGATTGAAAAAGTTCATCCAATGGCTGCACTGCGGACCGCGGTATCAGACCTCGCTCTATTTGATGAAGAAGCGGATGAAATGGACGAAAAAGCAAACTACAGAAAAGCGATTAAGCTGCAGGCCCAACTTCCGACAATAGTTACGGCATTTGCCAGAATTCGTCAGGGGAAGGACCCGATTTCTCCAAAAGAAAATCTCAGCTTTGCGGCCAACTTCCTTTACATGCTGACAGGAGAAGAACCTGATGAGACTTCTGAAAAGGCGTTTAATAAAGCACTCGTGCTTCACGCGGATCACGAATTAAATGCTTCCACGTTTACAGCTCGTGTATGTGTAGCTACCCTTTCAGATGTTTACTCCGGTGTGACAGCCGCAATTGGAGCGCTTAAAGGCCCGCTTCACGGCGGTGCGAATGAGCGGGTTATGGGTATGCTTAGTGAAATAGGAGATGCTGATAAAGCAGAAGACTATATCAAAAAAGCATTTGAACGAAAAGAAAAAATTATGGGATTCGGACACCGTGTTTATAAGCAGGGCGATCCACGCGCAAAACACCTCCGTGAAATGTCCCGTCAGCTTACAGATATTACCGGAGAGTCCAAGTGGTACGAAATGAGTGTGAAAATCGACGAATTTGTAACAAAAGAAAAGGGGCTTCTCCCTAACGTTGACTTCTATTCCGCCTCTGTTTATCACAGCCTTGGAATTGAACATGATATTTTCACGCCCATCTTTGCTGTAAGCCGTGTTTCCGGCTGGCTTGCTCATATTCTTGAGCAGTATTCGGACAACCGTTTAATCCGCCCGCGTGCTGAATACGTAGGACCGGAAAAGCAGGAATGGGTACCGCTGGAAAAGCGCTGA
- a CDS encoding DUF441 domain-containing protein: MNQPLLFMLLLLAVGFFAKNQTLMIAVAVLLVIYYAGLGNSVLPFIQSKGIQIGVTIITIAVLVPIMTGEIGLKDLQGAMGSSYAWIALGSGIFVAVIAANGIQLLQNDPHITVALVVGTILAVAVFGGVAVGPVIGAGIAYLAMRTVEFFSSLGG; encoded by the coding sequence ATGAACCAACCGTTATTATTTATGCTTCTGCTGCTGGCTGTAGGGTTTTTCGCAAAGAATCAAACACTTATGATTGCTGTAGCCGTTCTGCTTGTTATTTACTATGCCGGGCTTGGAAACAGTGTTCTGCCGTTTATTCAGTCAAAAGGAATTCAGATCGGAGTGACGATTATTACCATAGCTGTACTGGTTCCGATAATGACAGGGGAAATCGGACTGAAGGATCTGCAGGGAGCTATGGGTTCTTCCTATGCGTGGATTGCCCTCGGATCCGGAATATTTGTTGCTGTCATTGCAGCAAATGGTATTCAGCTTCTGCAAAACGATCCCCACATTACCGTGGCGCTCGTTGTTGGAACTATACTGGCTGTTGCAGTCTTCGGCGGCGTGGCTGTCGGGCCGGTTATTGGAGCAGGGATAGCTTATCTCGCCATGCGCACAGTGGAATTTTTCTCTTCCCTGGGTGGATAA
- a CDS encoding FxsA family protein yields MKKILLLLLIVVPALEIAVILLSWNTFGIALTVLFIILTGILGAALARREGLQAIRKAQLKTSQGQVPGNELLDGICILIGGVVLLTPGFISDALGFLLLIPPTREIFKRLLQRIYEKMVYSGNVYVISNQNGRKY; encoded by the coding sequence GTGAAAAAAATCTTACTGCTTTTGTTGATTGTTGTACCAGCCCTGGAAATTGCCGTTATTCTTTTATCATGGAATACTTTTGGAATCGCACTTACCGTGCTGTTTATTATATTAACCGGAATTCTTGGAGCGGCACTTGCCAGACGTGAAGGACTTCAGGCTATTCGAAAAGCACAGTTAAAAACGTCTCAAGGACAGGTGCCCGGAAACGAGCTGCTCGATGGGATATGTATCCTTATAGGCGGAGTTGTTCTGCTTACACCTGGTTTTATTTCAGACGCACTGGGCTTTCTGCTGCTTATTCCACCAACCAGGGAAATATTCAAGCGGCTCCTGCAGAGAATTTATGAGAAAATGGTTTATTCAGGGAATGTATATGTAATAAGCAACCAAAATGGAAGAAAATACTAG
- the pyk gene encoding pyruvate kinase gives MRKTKIVCTIGPASESQEKLTQLINAGMNVARLNFSHGDHEEHGARIKTIRETAEKAGTDTAILLDTKGPEIRTQTIEGGEAELVKGSTLRVSMEEVVGNNEIISVTYPDLVNDVKVGSKLLLDDGLVELLVTEIKDKELVTEVLNNGTLKNKKGVNVPNVSVNLPGITEKDANDIVFGIEQDVDFIAASFVRRAADVLDIRELLEKHGAEHIHIIPKIENQEGVDNIEEILEVSDGLMVARGDLGVEIPPEEVPLVQKDLIKKCNRLGKPVITATQMLDSMQRNPRPTRAEASDVANAILDGTDAIMLSGETAAGAYPIESVQTMQNIALRAESAMKHEEVLRKITKESENTITEAISQSVAHTAMNLRASAILTATQSGHTARMISKYRPESLIIAVTSNARVSRTLALVWGVHAQVGSEVSTTDEMLQLSVDESLKSGYVKNGDLVVITAGVPVGERGTTNLLKVHVIGEIIAKGQGIGRKVVKGNVVIANSTEDALQKMKQGDILVTNNTDRDMIEAFEKAGAVITEQGGLTSHAAVVGLNLGIPVVVGVEDARTKLTEGDEVTVDGTQGKIYKGSASIL, from the coding sequence ATGAGAAAAACGAAAATAGTATGTACGATAGGACCTGCAAGTGAATCGCAGGAAAAACTGACCCAGTTAATTAATGCGGGAATGAATGTAGCCCGTCTGAATTTTTCTCACGGTGACCACGAAGAACACGGCGCGAGAATTAAAACGATCCGCGAAACAGCTGAAAAGGCGGGGACGGATACTGCCATTCTTCTTGATACAAAAGGACCTGAAATCCGCACTCAGACAATTGAAGGCGGAGAAGCCGAGCTTGTAAAAGGAAGTACGCTGCGTGTATCGATGGAGGAAGTAGTCGGAAATAACGAAATTATTTCAGTCACGTATCCGGATCTCGTAAACGATGTAAAAGTGGGCTCTAAGCTTCTTCTTGACGATGGACTCGTAGAACTTCTCGTCACAGAAATTAAAGATAAAGAACTCGTTACAGAAGTTCTGAACAACGGTACTCTGAAAAACAAAAAAGGAGTCAACGTTCCTAATGTCAGCGTAAATCTTCCGGGTATTACAGAGAAGGATGCGAATGATATTGTTTTTGGTATTGAACAGGATGTAGACTTTATTGCAGCATCTTTCGTACGACGAGCGGCTGATGTACTCGACATAAGAGAACTATTGGAGAAGCATGGGGCGGAGCATATCCACATTATTCCGAAGATCGAAAATCAGGAAGGTGTCGACAACATCGAAGAGATTCTTGAAGTTTCCGATGGCTTAATGGTTGCCCGCGGGGACCTCGGTGTGGAAATCCCTCCGGAAGAAGTTCCTCTTGTTCAAAAAGATTTAATAAAAAAATGCAACCGTTTGGGAAAACCGGTGATCACTGCTACACAGATGCTTGATTCCATGCAGAGAAATCCGCGTCCAACGCGTGCAGAGGCTTCTGATGTGGCAAACGCGATTCTGGACGGCACAGATGCGATTATGCTTTCAGGAGAAACCGCAGCCGGTGCTTATCCAATTGAATCTGTACAGACGATGCAGAACATTGCGCTTCGTGCCGAATCTGCCATGAAACACGAAGAAGTTCTCCGTAAAATTACGAAGGAAAGTGAAAATACGATTACAGAAGCAATCAGCCAGTCCGTAGCCCATACCGCAATGAATCTCCGGGCTTCGGCTATTCTGACAGCTACTCAGAGCGGTCATACAGCGCGCATGATTTCAAAGTATCGTCCGGAATCCCTTATCATTGCCGTTACCAGCAATGCCCGTGTTAGCCGGACACTTGCCCTGGTCTGGGGAGTACATGCCCAGGTAGGTTCAGAAGTGAGTACGACAGATGAAATGCTGCAGCTTTCTGTTGATGAATCGCTCAAGTCCGGCTATGTTAAAAATGGAGATCTAGTCGTTATTACTGCAGGGGTTCCTGTAGGAGAACGAGGTACGACGAACCTGCTTAAAGTTCATGTTATTGGAGAAATCATTGCTAAAGGCCAGGGCATCGGTCGTAAAGTAGTTAAGGGTAATGTCGTGATTGCCAACTCTACGGAGGACGCACTTCAAAAAATGAAGCAGGGAGATATACTTGTTACTAACAATACAGATCGTGATATGATCGAAGCGTTTGAAAAAGCCGGCGCGGTTATTACAGAACAAGGCGGTCTCACTTCACACGCCGCTGTAGTCGGATTAAATCTCGGTATCCCTGTTGTTGTAGGAGTCGAAGATGCCCGTACGAAATTAACAGAAGGTGATGAAGTCACGGTTGATGGTACACAGGGCAAGATTTATAAAGGGTCTGCAAGTATTTTATAA
- the pfkA gene encoding 6-phosphofructokinase: protein MKRIGVLTSGGDAPGMNAAIRAVVRKAIYHNLEVFGIYYGYQGLINGDIKKLELGSVGDIIHRGGTVLYTARCEEFKTEEGQQKGIDQLKKFGIEGLVVIGGDGSFKGAKKLSEQGIPTVGVPGTIDNDIPGTDFTIGFDTALNTVIDAVDKIRDTATSHERTYVIEVMGRDAGDLALWAGLADGAETIMIPEVNENMDEIIKRLKRGHERGKKHSIIIVAEGVGSGVDIGRTIQEETKLETRVTVLGHIQRGGSPTARDRVLASRLGAKAVELLLVGEAGQVVGIENNKIVYHAIGDALAQKPAFDQDMYQLSKELSI, encoded by the coding sequence ATGAAACGAATTGGAGTACTGACAAGCGGGGGAGACGCCCCGGGTATGAACGCGGCTATAAGAGCCGTAGTTCGAAAAGCTATTTACCATAACCTGGAAGTTTTCGGTATCTATTACGGCTACCAGGGATTAATTAACGGAGATATAAAGAAATTGGAACTCGGTTCGGTCGGGGATATTATCCACCGGGGCGGAACAGTGCTTTATACAGCGCGGTGTGAAGAATTTAAAACAGAGGAAGGTCAGCAGAAAGGTATTGACCAGCTGAAAAAGTTTGGTATCGAAGGACTGGTAGTTATCGGAGGAGACGGCTCGTTCAAAGGAGCGAAGAAACTTTCAGAACAGGGTATTCCGACGGTCGGGGTGCCTGGCACGATTGATAACGACATTCCGGGTACAGACTTTACAATTGGTTTTGATACGGCATTAAACACGGTAATTGATGCTGTTGATAAAATCCGTGATACGGCTACCTCCCACGAACGGACTTATGTGATTGAAGTGATGGGAAGAGACGCAGGTGATCTCGCACTCTGGGCCGGCCTTGCGGACGGTGCAGAAACGATTATGATACCCGAAGTGAACGAGAACATGGATGAGATTATAAAACGTTTAAAACGGGGTCACGAACGCGGTAAGAAACACAGTATTATTATTGTTGCTGAAGGGGTTGGTTCCGGGGTGGATATCGGACGTACAATCCAGGAGGAAACCAAATTGGAAACAAGAGTGACTGTTCTTGGACACATTCAGCGCGGCGGTTCTCCAACGGCACGGGACCGCGTTCTGGCAAGCCGCCTTGGAGCTAAAGCAGTTGAACTTCTGCTCGTAGGCGAAGCTGGACAGGTAGTTGGAATTGAGAACAATAAAATTGTCTATCATGCGATCGGCGATGCTCTGGCTCAAAAACCAGCTTTTGATCAGGATATGTATCAGCTTTCCAAAGAGCTGTCTATTTAA
- the accA gene encoding acetyl-CoA carboxylase carboxyl transferase subunit alpha, whose amino-acid sequence MAEQLPFEKPIIELRDKISELKQFTKEKDIDLSGEIDKLEKRLEQLEEDIYGNMKPWDRVQLARHSQRPTTRDYIDQIFGEFMEMHGDRLHGDDAAIIGGIANFEEKPVTVIGHQRGKDTKENIRRNFGMPHPEGYRKALRLMKQAEKFSRPVICFIDTKGAFPGKAAEERGQSEAIARNLIEMAGLRTPIICVVIGEGGSGGALALGVGDKLYMLENSTYSVISPEGAASILWKDAGQARYAAETMKITAPDLLELGIIDAMVPEVRGGAHRDVVTQAATIKTFLTKSLQELKDLDKETLVEKRYEKFNRIGEYSYVNDANTEK is encoded by the coding sequence ATGGCTGAACAACTGCCTTTCGAAAAACCAATTATAGAGCTGCGGGATAAAATTTCTGAGCTGAAACAATTTACAAAAGAAAAAGACATCGACTTATCAGGGGAAATTGACAAGCTTGAAAAACGCCTGGAACAGCTCGAGGAAGATATATATGGAAATATGAAGCCATGGGACCGGGTGCAGCTGGCGAGACACTCGCAGCGTCCAACAACACGTGATTATATCGATCAGATTTTCGGTGAGTTTATGGAAATGCACGGTGACCGCCTGCACGGAGATGATGCAGCCATTATCGGTGGTATTGCCAATTTTGAAGAAAAGCCGGTCACCGTTATCGGTCACCAGCGTGGAAAAGATACAAAAGAAAACATCCGCAGAAATTTCGGCATGCCCCATCCGGAAGGCTATCGAAAAGCACTCCGACTTATGAAACAGGCTGAAAAATTTTCAAGACCGGTCATTTGTTTTATCGATACAAAAGGGGCTTTCCCTGGAAAAGCAGCAGAAGAACGAGGCCAGAGTGAAGCTATTGCCAGAAATCTGATTGAAATGGCCGGGCTGCGAACTCCAATTATTTGCGTAGTAATTGGCGAGGGAGGCAGCGGCGGAGCACTGGCTTTAGGAGTGGGGGACAAATTGTATATGCTCGAAAACTCCACCTATTCCGTCATCTCTCCGGAAGGTGCAGCCTCTATTCTCTGGAAAGATGCCGGTCAGGCCCGGTATGCTGCGGAGACAATGAAAATAACAGCTCCGGACCTTCTGGAACTGGGGATTATAGATGCTATGGTACCCGAAGTCAGAGGCGGAGCACACCGTGATGTTGTTACTCAGGCTGCTACGATAAAAACTTTTCTGACGAAGAGTCTGCAGGAACTCAAAGATCTTGATAAAGAAACGCTTGTGGAAAAGCGTTATGAAAAATTTAATCGTATCGGAGAGTACAGCTATGTAAACGATGCCAATACTGAAAAGTAG
- the accD gene encoding acetyl-CoA carboxylase, carboxyltransferase subunit beta: MIRDLFSKKKKNAKIPADKAKKEVPEGLMAKCPECKSICYIKELRKNDMVCEQCGYHHRITAGERLHCTIDEESFEEFNQGMISEDPLSFPEYREKAEEDREKTGLSEAIVTGKASMGGLPVIIGVMDARFRMGSMGSVVGEKIVRAIEKAIEEKCPLILFSASGGARMQEGVVSLMQMAKTSTALRRLHEEKLLFVSVMTHPTTGGVSASFASLGDVNLAEPKALIGFAGRRIIEQTIRQKLPDDFQTSEFLMEHGQLDQVVHRHDLRKTLMLLVAMHQTGEKEE; this comes from the coding sequence TTGATTCGAGACCTTTTTTCAAAAAAGAAAAAGAACGCAAAAATACCAGCAGATAAAGCAAAGAAGGAAGTACCGGAAGGTCTGATGGCCAAGTGTCCGGAATGTAAATCTATCTGTTACATAAAGGAGCTCCGCAAAAATGATATGGTCTGCGAACAGTGCGGCTACCACCACCGTATTACTGCAGGAGAACGTCTTCATTGTACGATTGATGAAGAAAGCTTTGAAGAATTTAATCAAGGGATGATCTCTGAAGACCCGCTGTCTTTTCCTGAATATAGAGAAAAAGCCGAAGAAGACCGTGAAAAGACCGGTCTCAGTGAAGCAATCGTGACCGGCAAAGCTTCAATGGGAGGACTGCCTGTCATCATAGGGGTAATGGATGCCCGATTCCGTATGGGAAGCATGGGCTCGGTGGTAGGTGAAAAAATCGTCCGTGCCATCGAAAAGGCGATAGAAGAAAAATGTCCGCTGATCTTATTTTCTGCCTCAGGAGGAGCAAGAATGCAGGAGGGTGTTGTCAGTCTGATGCAGATGGCAAAAACAAGTACTGCACTGAGGAGGCTTCACGAAGAAAAGCTCCTTTTCGTCAGTGTTATGACCCACCCTACTACTGGAGGAGTTTCTGCAAGCTTTGCTTCTCTTGGAGATGTGAACCTGGCTGAGCCGAAAGCGTTGATCGGCTTTGCAGGCAGAAGAATTATTGAGCAGACGATCCGCCAGAAACTTCCTGACGATTTCCAAACATCGGAATTTCTCATGGAGCACGGGCAGCTGGATCAGGTGGTACACAGGCATGACCTGAGAAAAACACTCATGCTGCTCGTTGCTATGCACCAGACAGGGGAAAAGGAGGAATAA
- a CDS encoding FadR/GntR family transcriptional regulator, whose translation MEQSSKVYVRILHHIEELILQGSLQAGDKLPSERELAEKLSVSRSSVREALRALELLDLIETRKGEGTFIRKAGSHRLAEILAAFFLKDEKARQDLAETRKVLEVEAVRLGCERATQEQLEALRVLIVQSKKHWSEGVIPVEEDIQFHKTLVMLSQNTLMLNIWRPLVEYSKVALKESLTREGRMNYVWDEHESIYKALAARDKHAAVEALHLHLTNSRF comes from the coding sequence ATGGAGCAATCATCAAAAGTTTATGTCCGCATACTGCATCACATTGAAGAATTGATCCTGCAGGGAAGTCTGCAGGCCGGGGATAAACTGCCTTCAGAAAGAGAGCTTGCTGAAAAGTTATCCGTCAGCCGCTCTTCGGTCAGAGAAGCTTTGAGGGCTCTGGAACTCCTTGACTTAATAGAAACAAGAAAAGGCGAGGGAACGTTTATTCGAAAAGCAGGCAGTCACCGCCTTGCAGAAATTCTGGCTGCCTTTTTCCTTAAAGATGAAAAAGCCAGGCAGGATCTGGCAGAAACGAGGAAGGTGCTGGAAGTGGAGGCTGTGCGTCTTGGCTGTGAACGGGCTACTCAAGAACAGCTGGAAGCGCTGCGGGTTCTGATAGTGCAGTCCAAAAAGCACTGGAGCGAAGGGGTGATCCCCGTGGAGGAGGATATTCAATTCCATAAAACGCTCGTTATGCTGAGCCAGAATACGCTGATGCTTAATATTTGGCGGCCGCTTGTGGAATACAGTAAAGTGGCTCTGAAGGAATCTTTGACAAGGGAAGGCCGCATGAACTATGTCTGGGATGAACACGAATCCATTTACAAAGCACTGGCTGCGAGGGACAAGCATGCAGCGGTTGAGGCGTTGCATCTTCATTTGACAAACAGCCGTTTTTAA
- a CDS encoding NAD(P)-dependent malic enzyme has translation MHRVKKGKIETKPKVPVRNANDLSLAYSPGVAEPCKAIFENPKTVYDYTVKGNMVAVVSDGTAVLGLGNIGPEAAMPVMEGKAVLFKSFAGVDAFPICLNTTDVDTIVNTVKLMEPTFGGVNLEDIAAPRCFEIEERLKREMNIPVFHDDQHGTAIVTAAGLVNALKLSGKSMKDIRVVINGSGAAGIAIMKLLKSMGCKSIILCDSKGAIYEGRPYGMNNLKHEIAQVTNSEGLEGELSEVVQDSDVFIGVSVEGALTPEMVKSMNTDPIIFAMANPTPEIMPDLAKEAGASVIGTGRSDFPNQINNVLAFPGIFRGALDVNATHINEEMKVAAVEAIASLVHKNDLNADYVIPAPFDKRVAPAVAKAVAQTAMETGVARRQVDAEGVAEKTRELTMIEDDA, from the coding sequence ATGCATCGCGTTAAAAAAGGGAAAATAGAAACGAAACCGAAAGTGCCGGTTCGTAATGCGAATGATTTGTCGCTTGCTTATTCACCGGGTGTAGCAGAGCCGTGTAAAGCAATATTTGAAAATCCGAAAACGGTGTATGATTACACTGTAAAAGGAAATATGGTAGCTGTTGTTTCTGATGGAACGGCGGTTCTCGGTCTGGGCAATATCGGACCGGAGGCAGCAATGCCTGTTATGGAAGGGAAGGCTGTGCTGTTTAAATCTTTTGCCGGAGTTGATGCTTTCCCTATCTGTCTGAATACAACGGATGTGGATACCATCGTCAATACGGTCAAGTTGATGGAGCCGACTTTCGGCGGAGTTAATTTAGAAGACATCGCTGCTCCGCGCTGTTTTGAAATTGAAGAACGGCTGAAACGTGAAATGAACATACCTGTCTTTCATGATGACCAGCATGGGACAGCGATCGTAACAGCAGCCGGCCTCGTGAATGCATTAAAGCTGAGCGGAAAATCGATGAAAGATATCCGTGTCGTGATCAACGGATCCGGAGCTGCCGGAATTGCAATTATGAAACTTCTTAAAAGCATGGGGTGCAAAAGCATTATTTTGTGTGATTCCAAAGGGGCCATCTATGAAGGACGTCCTTATGGCATGAATAACCTGAAGCATGAAATTGCCCAGGTAACGAATTCGGAAGGTCTGGAAGGAGAGCTTTCGGAAGTAGTTCAGGATTCAGATGTATTTATCGGGGTCTCTGTGGAAGGTGCCCTTACTCCGGAAATGGTGAAGTCGATGAACACAGACCCAATAATATTTGCAATGGCCAACCCGACACCGGAAATTATGCCGGACCTGGCAAAAGAAGCTGGAGCCAGCGTAATAGGTACGGGCCGTTCTGACTTTCCTAACCAGATCAATAATGTTCTAGCTTTCCCGGGAATTTTCCGGGGGGCGCTCGATGTGAACGCTACTCATATCAATGAAGAAATGAAAGTAGCGGCTGTCGAAGCCATTGCTTCTCTCGTTCATAAAAATGATTTAAATGCAGACTATGTAATTCCTGCACCGTTTGATAAAAGGGTAGCTCCGGCAGTAGCTAAAGCAGTTGCTCAAACTGCTATGGAAACCGGCGTTGCACGCCGTCAGGTCGATGCAGAAGGTGTAGCGGAAAAAACCCGTGAGCTTACTATGATCGAAGACGACGCGTAA